From a single Populus nigra chromosome 18, ddPopNigr1.1, whole genome shotgun sequence genomic region:
- the LOC133678886 gene encoding ADP,ATP carrier protein ER-ANT1 encodes MCVIYFLCQRLRSTSQIASSKEFSICKNERRLSLSELLSQNREISQFRSYRAGREERRGMGAKSKSEKFSAEFVMGGAAAIVSKSAAAPIERVKLLLQNQGEMIKRGQLKTPYTGVRDCFKRVFREEGLFSFWRGNQANIIRYFPTQAFNFAFKGYFKGLFGCSKEKDGYIKWFTANVASGSAAGATTSLFLYHLDYARTRLGTDARECPINGQHQFRGLFDVYRKTLSSDGILGLYRGFGVSIMGISLYRGMYFGIYDTMKPIILVGSFEGNFFASFLLGWSITTVSGVCAYPFDTLRRRMMLTSGNPVKYRNSMHAFHEIIRLEGFQALYRGVTANMLAGVAGAGVLAGYDQLHRIAVRYGYVLEPRQNTMK; translated from the exons ATGTgtgtcatatattttttatgtcagaGATTAAGATCGACCTCTCAAATTGCCAGCTCCAAAGAATTCTCAATCTGCAAGAACGAAAGAAGACTCTCTCTCTCAGAGCTTCTTTCTCAAAATCGAGAAATTTCCCAATTCAGAAGTTACAG GGCCggaagagaggagaggagaggaatgGGGGCGAAATCAAAATCTGAGAAATTTTCTGCAGAATTTGTAATGGGAGGAGCGGCAGCAATAGTATCAAAGAGCGCTGCAGCACCAATTGAAAGAGTGAAGCTTTTGTTGCAAAATCAAGGAGAGATGATTAAGAGAGGCCAACTCAAAACACCTTACACGGGGGTTCGTGACTGTTTCAAAAGGGTTTTTAGAGAAGAAGGTCTTTTTTCGTTTTGGAGAGGTAATCAGGCCAACATCATTCGATATTTCCCTACTCAG GCTTTCAATTTTGCATTCAAAGGTTACTTCAAGGGCCTTTTTGGATGCTCAAAAGAGAAAGATGGTTACATAAAGTGGTTTACCGCGAATGTTGCTTCTGGAAGTGCAGCTGGGGCAACAACATCGTTGTTTCTGTATCATTTGGATTATGCACGTACCCGTCTAGGAACTGATGCTAGAGAGTGCCCGATAAATGGTCAACACCAATTTAGAGGGTTATTTGATGTATACAGAAAAACTTTGTCAAGTGATGGAATTTTAGGTCTGTATAGGGGATTTGGGGTTTCAATAATGGGAATTAGTCTTTACAGAGGCATGTATTTTGGTATCTATGACACCATGAAGCCAATCATTTTGGTGGGATCTTTTGAG GGGAATTTCTTTGCTAGTTTCTTGTTAGGTTGGAGCATCACCACTGTATCTGGAGTCTGCGCTTATCCCTTTGACACTCTGAGACGGAGAATGATGCTTACTTCTGGAAATCCCGTAAAGTATCGCAACTCCATGCATGCTTTTCATGAGATCATTCGTCTTGAAGGTTTTCAAGCACTATACCGAGGAGTTACTGCAAACATGCTTGCTGGAGTGGCAGGAGCTGGAGTACTTGCTGGGTATGATCAGCTGCACAGAATTGCAGTTAGATATGGCTATGTTTTGGAACCACGCCAGAATACCATGAAGTAA